A portion of the Manduca sexta isolate Smith_Timp_Sample1 chromosome 20, JHU_Msex_v1.0, whole genome shotgun sequence genome contains these proteins:
- the LOC115446898 gene encoding odorant receptor 13a encodes MELCKTIWRIITPTKALQQSSGHLETLFFESVYRVSYLMGLSTSDHDMFYLLYSTTVKFMITLLVCGELWYIFTETSSLDGIASSINVTLIQFITIYRYKNMMDHKDIYKKLATSMESPYFDTSNEKRKQLVVFWAKRNEKYLKLLLFLGNCTLAAWYLYPLVDDIEYNLIIGFHTPFSFKTPLRYPVVYLVVVIAFTYISHFVMVTDLIMQAHLIHLLCQFTVLADCFENLLDDCQHGFEDVPRNMLVNNKQFASKYIRRLGHLVEQHKKILKHTVNLRNTLSRPMLGQLAASGTLICCIGYQATTTMTESIVKCLMSLFYLGYNSFELYIICLWCEEITTQSMNIGDAIYCSGWECGVTRLPGVRSTITLVLARANKPLVLTAGGMYNLSLTAYTTLVKTSYSALTVLLRFRHE; translated from the exons ATGGAACTTTGTAAAACTATTTGGAGAATAATAACTCCTACAAAGGCGTTGCAGCAATCGAGTGGCCATTTAGAAACGTTGTTCTTTGAGTCTGTTTATCGCGTCTCTTACTTGATGG GACTGTCCACTTCAGACCAcgacatgttttatttattgtacagtaCGACTGTTAAGTTCATGATAACTTTGCTCGTTTGTGGGGAGCTGTGGTACATCTTCACTGAAACTTCTAGTTTGGATGGAATCGCCTCCAGTATCAACGTGACCCTCATCCAGTTCATCACCATATATAGATACAAGAACATG ATGGATcacaaagatatttacaaaaagTTAGCAACCTCCATGGAGTCTCCGTACTTTGATACGTCGAATGAAAAAAGGAAGCAACTAGTCGTATTCTGGGCTAAaaggaatgaaaaatatttgaagctaCTACTGTTTTTGGGAAATTGTACTCTTGCGGCTTG gtaCTTATACCCATTAGTGGACGATATAGAATACAACTTGATAATCGGATTCCATACACCGTTTTCATTCAAAACTCCATTGCGATATCCAGTGGTGTATCTCGTTGTGGTGATTGCATTCACCTACATATCTCATTTCGTGATGGTAACAGACTTGATCATGCAAGCCCATCTCATACATTTGCTCTGCCAGTTCACGGTCCTTGCGGATTGCTTCGAGAATCTTCTAGACGATTGTCAGCATGGATTTGAAG ATGTGCCTCGAAATATGTTAGTGAACAATAAACAGTTTGCGTCGAAATATATAAGGCGATTGGGGCATTTGGTGGAGCAacataagaaaattttaaa acaCACAGTTAATCTAAGGAATACATTAAGTAGACCGATGTTGGGACAGCTAGCTGCTAGCGGGACACTTATTTGTTGCATTGGATATCAAGCTACTACT ACAATGACGGAGAGCATAGTCAAGTGCCTAATGAGTCTCTTTTACTTGGGATACAACAGCTttgaattatacataatttgtttGTGGTGTGAAGAAATCACTACACAG agcATGAACATAGGCGATGCAATATACTGCTCTGGATGGGAATGTGGGGTAACCAGGTTGCCCGGAGTACGTTCCACCATCACACTGGTGCTGGCCAGAGCCAACAAACCGCTGGTCTTGACTGCTGGAGGGATGTACAACCTGTCACTTACTGCGTATACCACT ttaGTAAAGACATCATACAGCGCTCTGACAGTGCTGCTCCGTTTCCGTCACGAGTAG